A single genomic interval of Sphingobacteriales bacterium harbors:
- a CDS encoding transposase yields the protein MLPFHFPSWKLVYYYFTKWKKDGKIELIHEILRDKTRKQAGRASSPSVGIIDSQSVKTTSVGGLCRGIDGGKKLKAESGILL from the coding sequence ATGCTGCCGTTCCATTTTCCGTCATGGAAGCTTGTTTACTACTATTTTACCAAGTGGAAGAAGGATGGGAAGATAGAACTCATCCATGAAATACTCAGGGATAAGACTCGAAAGCAAGCAGGCAGGGCTTCATCGCCAAGTGTTGGTATAATTGATAGCCAGAGCGTAAAGACAACAAGCGTCGGAGGCTTGTGCAGAGGGATTGACGGGGGTAAAAAGTTAAAGGCAGAAAGCGGCATATTATTGTAG
- a CDS encoding response regulator, producing the protein MSVEIKPANEIMDIANIKIHFKYFLIIFGMFFSCTLYCQPKTDDELYATWKDKSKPETVRLEAIWERLNMDFMPNQEPAWWKKWNKEINEAIELSIKNNKNGYLPLLYMLSTETCEGNIECKCTNAKKVIESAKVANDSKMPVVFVAFFSLAFECNEKVKEEDLTNEFNKMKSNLSDSPTNHKELREITFALGEWYSQKEKYPKALSYLLESQRLSEELKLIDFSYARNNQAIAGIHAQIGNYKEAEKYIDKSLEVAYSLKDTFQLGSAYLGKSNLMLKLKEEAKAQHYIDSAMYIMKNVKRCEPCFNIAKTLNAGIKNLSKNYSGALTELNEVAAFYKGNKEQKPDPIFFTEKARAYLGLKKYTHAIQTIKEVKVSEQTYNKNISDNYDILSKAYEAIGDYNNALKNYKLHVQAEDTLAVWRNSSEVTRLELENQFTQQQLKSELNFQSQINKQKSTRNWILFLGISALILSIGLYTRLRYTRKTQKLLQHKNQIIEAEKQKAEASEKAKHLFLANMSHEIRTPMNAIKGMTDILIRRNPKDDQKEYLEGIKQSSDSLLVIINDILDISKIESGKIELEHESFSVNELLNNVHTIMQFKAEEKGLELVKDIPNQELNVQGDVTRLRQILINLIGNAIKFTEKGTVTTSIKSEQDGNKLSLHFTVSDTGIGIDENRMGKIFESFEQAYSDTTRKFGGTGLGLSISKKLVELHNGKIWVESEKGKGSQFHFIIPYAVADAKTEIMPADDAQTNIADALKGIKILLVEDNEFNVVVAKEELEDAIEGVYVEVAENGLIAVEKLKSSTFDIILMDVQMPVMNGFEATQAIRNLDSEKNNTPIIAMTANVLKEEVDLCYKSGMNDFIGKPFETEELLAKIKNLVTK; encoded by the coding sequence ATGTCTGTTGAAATAAAACCAGCAAATGAAATAATGGACATCGCTAATATAAAAATTCATTTTAAATACTTCCTAATCATTTTTGGAATGTTTTTTTCCTGCACTCTTTATTGTCAGCCCAAAACTGATGATGAGCTATATGCCACTTGGAAAGATAAATCGAAACCTGAAACGGTAAGATTAGAAGCAATTTGGGAGAGATTGAACATGGATTTCATGCCCAATCAAGAACCAGCCTGGTGGAAGAAATGGAATAAGGAAATTAATGAAGCTATAGAGCTATCTATAAAAAATAACAAAAATGGATACTTGCCGCTTTTATATATGCTTAGTACAGAAACTTGTGAAGGCAATATTGAGTGCAAGTGTACAAATGCTAAAAAAGTAATAGAAAGTGCAAAAGTTGCCAATGATTCTAAAATGCCGGTTGTTTTTGTGGCGTTCTTTAGTTTAGCTTTTGAATGTAACGAAAAAGTGAAAGAGGAAGACTTGACTAATGAATTCAATAAAATGAAAAGCAATTTATCAGATAGTCCCACTAACCATAAAGAATTACGGGAAATAACTTTTGCTTTAGGTGAATGGTACAGTCAGAAGGAAAAGTATCCAAAAGCGTTAAGTTACCTTTTGGAAAGTCAAAGATTATCTGAAGAATTGAAATTAATAGATTTTTCTTATGCCCGAAATAACCAAGCAATTGCTGGCATTCATGCCCAAATAGGAAATTATAAAGAAGCAGAAAAATACATTGATAAAAGCCTTGAGGTTGCTTATTCTTTGAAAGATACCTTCCAACTGGGTAGTGCATATCTTGGCAAATCTAATTTAATGTTGAAATTAAAAGAAGAAGCAAAAGCCCAACACTACATAGATTCTGCCATGTACATTATGAAAAATGTTAAACGCTGTGAGCCTTGTTTTAATATTGCAAAAACGCTAAACGCCGGAATTAAAAATTTATCCAAAAACTATTCAGGAGCGTTAACTGAACTAAATGAAGTAGCGGCATTTTATAAAGGAAATAAAGAGCAAAAGCCAGACCCCATTTTTTTTACAGAAAAAGCAAGGGCTTATTTGGGGCTGAAAAAATATACCCATGCCATCCAAACAATTAAAGAAGTAAAAGTATCGGAGCAAACGTATAATAAAAATATTTCTGACAACTATGATATACTTTCCAAAGCTTATGAAGCCATTGGGGACTATAACAATGCTTTGAAAAATTATAAATTACATGTACAGGCAGAAGATACATTAGCCGTTTGGAGAAATAGCAGTGAAGTAACAAGGTTGGAGTTAGAGAATCAATTCACCCAACAACAACTTAAATCAGAGCTTAATTTTCAAAGTCAAATCAACAAACAAAAGTCAACCAGAAACTGGATTTTATTCTTAGGAATTTCGGCTTTGATACTTTCAATAGGATTATATACCAGACTTCGATATACCAGAAAAACTCAAAAACTACTACAACACAAAAACCAAATCATCGAAGCCGAAAAACAAAAAGCCGAAGCCAGTGAAAAAGCCAAGCATCTGTTCCTCGCCAATATGAGTCATGAAATTCGTACACCTATGAATGCTATAAAAGGCATGACGGATATTCTCATAAGAAGAAACCCTAAAGATGATCAGAAAGAGTATCTTGAAGGTATAAAACAATCTTCAGATTCTTTATTGGTTATCATCAATGACATCTTAGATATTTCTAAAATTGAATCCGGAAAAATTGAATTAGAGCATGAATCATTTTCTGTAAATGAATTGTTGAATAATGTCCACACCATCATGCAATTCAAAGCCGAAGAAAAAGGACTTGAGTTGGTTAAAGATATTCCCAATCAAGAATTAAATGTTCAAGGAGATGTTACCCGATTGCGACAAATTTTAATCAACCTGATTGGAAATGCCATTAAGTTTACTGAAAAAGGAACGGTTACTACTTCAATAAAATCAGAGCAAGATGGTAATAAACTTAGTCTTCATTTTACCGTATCGGACACCGGAATTGGTATAGATGAAAATAGAATGGGTAAAATATTTGAATCATTCGAACAAGCTTACAGCGATACTACCCGGAAGTTTGGAGGCACGGGTTTGGGTTTAAGCATCTCAAAAAAATTAGTAGAACTACACAATGGAAAAATTTGGGTAGAAAGTGAAAAGGGTAAAGGTAGCCAGTTTCATTTCATTATTCCCTATGCTGTAGCCGATGCTAAAACAGAAATAATGCCGGCAGATGATGCTCAAACCAATATCGCTGATGCACTTAAAGGAATAAAAATTCTATTGGTAGAAGACAATGAATTCAATGTAGTTGTAGCTAAGGAAGAGTTAGAAGATGCCATTGAAGGTGTTTATGTTGAAGTTGCAGAAAATGGTTTAATTGCCGTAGAGAAATTAAAATCATCTACATTTGATATTATTCTTATGGATGTTCAAATGCCGGTAATGAATGGCTTTGAAGCCACCCAAGCCATAAGAAACCTCGATAGTGAAAAAAACAATACCCCAATCATTGCCATGACGGCCAACGTACTTAAAGAAGAAGTAGATTTGTGCTACAAATCAGGTATGAATGATTTTATTGGGAAACCGTTTGAGACGGAAGAATTGTTGGCGAAAATTAAAAACTTGGTAACAAAATGA
- a CDS encoding transposase, producing the protein MKTYPSSLTDSQWSAILGILDDKRKRKHSLREIFNALFYLLKTGLSMAHAAVPFSVMEACLLLFYQVEEGWEDRTHP; encoded by the coding sequence ATGAAAACCTACCCAAGCAGTCTCACCGATAGTCAATGGAGTGCAATATTAGGCATTTTAGACGACAAACGGAAACGAAAACACAGTTTAAGAGAAATTTTTAATGCGCTGTTCTATTTGCTTAAAACTGGGCTGTCAATGGCGCATGCTGCCGTTCCATTTTCCGTCATGGAAGCTTGTTTACTACTATTTTACCAAGTGGAAGAAGGATGGGAAGATAGAACTCATCCATGA
- a CDS encoding response regulator, which translates to MNKNNSTIFIVDDEPLLTEMLTDYLKQQYEGFQIKSFPTGEACLLCLEEKPDAVILDYYLNSKEKDAANGIDILKEIKKRNKTLPVIMLSSQKSYGTATKTIMYGAVHYVIKGQDAFEEIYQLIKANV; encoded by the coding sequence GTGAACAAAAACAATTCAACTATTTTCATCGTAGATGATGAGCCATTACTAACCGAAATGCTGACCGACTATTTAAAGCAGCAATATGAAGGCTTTCAAATCAAATCCTTTCCCACCGGAGAAGCTTGCTTATTGTGTTTAGAGGAAAAGCCAGATGCAGTGATTTTAGATTATTATCTAAACTCAAAAGAGAAAGATGCAGCAAATGGCATAGATATTCTAAAAGAAATCAAAAAAAGAAACAAGACATTACCAGTCATCATGTTATCCAGCCAAAAAAGCTATGGAACTGCCACAAAAACCATCATGTATGGTGCCGTACATTATGTGATAAAAGGACAAGATGCTTTTGAAGAAATTTACCAATTAATTAAAGCTAACGTATAG
- a CDS encoding methylated-DNA--[protein]-cysteine S-methyltransferase, whose amino-acid sequence MATQNQIHYNRIAAAIEYIKNNFKQQPNLDKVAEQVHLSPFHFQRLFSEWAGTTPKKFLQYISIEHAKKLLTNKQATLFDAAFEIGLSGTSRLHDLFVNIEGMTPAEYKNGGKYLHLNFSFAESPFGNLIVASTEKGVCYMAFEDNEEKALNNLTSKFPNASFQRKLDLIQQNALFIFQHDWSKLPEIKLHLKGTEFQLKVWETLLKIPMGQLSTYGNIAEQIGNANASRAVGTAIGSNPVAFLIPCHRVIQSSGNFGGYMWGNTRKTAIIGWEGAKTNS is encoded by the coding sequence ATGGCAACACAAAATCAAATTCATTACAACCGAATTGCAGCAGCAATCGAATACATCAAAAACAACTTCAAACAACAGCCAAATTTGGACAAAGTTGCCGAACAAGTGCATTTAAGTCCGTTTCATTTTCAGCGTTTGTTTAGCGAATGGGCAGGAACAACACCCAAAAAGTTTTTGCAATACATCAGCATCGAACACGCCAAAAAATTACTGACAAACAAACAAGCCACACTTTTTGATGCGGCATTTGAAATAGGACTTTCGGGCACAAGTCGTTTACACGATTTATTTGTGAATATCGAAGGAATGACACCCGCCGAATATAAAAACGGCGGCAAATACTTACACCTTAATTTTAGCTTTGCCGAAAGTCCGTTTGGAAATTTGATTGTTGCTTCTACCGAAAAAGGTGTTTGCTATATGGCATTTGAAGACAACGAAGAAAAAGCATTAAACAACCTGACATCAAAATTCCCGAACGCATCGTTTCAACGAAAATTGGATTTAATACAACAAAACGCTTTGTTTATTTTTCAGCATGACTGGAGCAAACTGCCCGAAATAAAATTGCATTTAAAAGGAACGGAGTTTCAACTGAAAGTTTGGGAAACACTTTTAAAAATTCCAATGGGGCAACTATCTACTTATGGCAATATTGCAGAGCAAATCGGAAACGCAAATGCTTCAAGAGCAGTGGGTACGGCAATCGGTAGCAACCCTGTTGCGTTTCTTATTCCATGCCACCGTGTTATTCAATCATCTGGGAATTTTGGCGGTTACATGTGGGGGAATACCCGAAAAACTGCTATCATTGGTTGGGAAGGAGCAAAAACAAATTCTTAA
- a CDS encoding transposase, with protein sequence MVEVVSRSNTASKFEVLPKRWIVERTFAWLESYRRLSKDFEFQTETSQTMIQLAMIKLMLNRIRK encoded by the coding sequence GTGGTTGAGGTTGTAAGTAGATCGAATACAGCCTCGAAATTCGAAGTATTGCCAAAAAGATGGATTGTTGAAAGAACTTTTGCATGGCTCGAAAGCTATCGAAGATTGAGTAAAGACTTTGAGTTCCAAACCGAAACGAGCCAGACAATGATCCAACTTGCCATGATAAAATTGATGCTTAATAGAATTAGAAAATAA
- a CDS encoding response regulator: MKAFIKIMLLVAVGCSFVNVAQGQTQKTYFNAITIENGLPSSAILSYTQDKYGYLWFGTENGLVRYDGYQFKKYPFKDSTGNTISLCLIYSLHEDSHGTLWAYLYNEGIYTYNIKKDAFEKTKIVQEKKLYEVFDIERKWVEDKDAFWISHTTHQAAKNPKLIWYDPKKQRMETYSAEEKGKYHLPAYKQRDLVKDKKGVIWVTSDSLISYYDTKNKKFTPCFVLSGFPKNTVFEKMEIDPNNHDIIWITTRNYKNPENRFYKNVAQFNTKTKTLKKYSHDKKIKSSLLDNACLFVKADAMNRLWFLTKKGLSLYNPSTDNFTNFEFDPNNKIPFSIYQLASDKEGNIWIGGSFLGLWHLNVKTGISTLYSHTEEEGSLPYCPGGVNNIFFDKAQNLWLTLPCTGIAYENTQKAFFSILNPNLKYKGKEVKISDPNYFIISEVDDQSFFIYDRKNLLSWNTTLNTLEPIDLKVPARDTTINYIYKDKVGLLWINYWDERLRCYYPKTHKYVDYKNDPKDSTTIGSTNITKIVEDKNGTIWIGTRGNGLNSYDKKTKKFTRYPFIDLGGARETKDSLDDKDVMCLLIDGDGTLWIGTLNGGLNRMDAKTKKFKSFHNLKKGFYSVTQIQEESKHRLWLGTSGSGIYLFDKRTETYINYSEKEGMLCNSIMDMQKDHEGNIWTTSNRGLSMFNTKTNKFVNYTTANGLPTNTLWNIYKRANGLFYIGCMHATKAKYITFDPKKLVGSNTPPLTILESISYHPAHYKDIKKDSAIITTEMKNVTFAYNENKLTFYFTSLHFVNAPLNQYAYKLDGYDADWLSNGTQRTVTYTNLSPGDYTFHVKSSNSDGIWDEKGTQIKISILPPWYQTWWAYLSYALMLLLALRIFSKYRERHLRAEKEKLEKTVDQRTAELRTQKEIAEQQKLRAEESQKAKHQFLANMSHEIRTPMNAIKGMTDILIRRNPKDDQKEYLEGIKQSSDSLLVIINDILDISKIESGKIELEQASFSVNELINNVHTIMQFKAEEKGLELDKDIPNEELNVQGDVTRLRQILINLIGNAIKFTEKGTVTTSIKSEQDGDKLNLHFTVSDTGIGIDENRMGKIFESFEQAYSDTTRKFGGTGLGLSISKKLVELHNGKIWVESEKGKGSHFHFIIRYTIAESKSDVLSTEDSDSNIADSLKGIRILLVEDNAFNVVVAQEELEDAIEGVKVEVAENGLIAVEKLKSSTFDIILMDVQMPIMNGFEATQAIRNLDSEKNNTPIIAMTANVLKEEVDLCYKSGMNDFIGKPFETEELLNKIFNLINKIS, encoded by the coding sequence ATGAAGGCTTTTATCAAAATAATGCTACTCGTCGCAGTAGGATGTTCGTTTGTAAATGTGGCTCAAGGGCAAACCCAAAAGACTTATTTCAATGCTATAACGATAGAAAATGGATTGCCTTCTTCAGCTATTTTATCATATACACAGGACAAATATGGATATCTATGGTTTGGCACCGAAAATGGTTTGGTCCGCTACGATGGCTACCAATTTAAGAAATATCCTTTCAAAGATAGTACAGGAAATACTATTTCCCTATGTTTAATATATTCTTTACATGAAGATAGTCATGGGACATTATGGGCATATCTATATAATGAAGGTATCTATACCTACAATATAAAAAAAGATGCTTTTGAAAAAACAAAAATTGTACAAGAGAAGAAATTATATGAGGTTTTTGACATAGAAAGAAAATGGGTAGAAGATAAAGATGCATTTTGGATAAGCCATACTACACATCAAGCTGCAAAAAACCCAAAGTTGATTTGGTATGACCCCAAAAAACAACGTATGGAAACATATAGTGCTGAAGAAAAAGGAAAGTATCACTTACCAGCCTATAAACAAAGAGACCTTGTAAAGGATAAGAAAGGCGTAATATGGGTAACATCAGATAGCTTGATAAGCTACTATGATACGAAAAATAAAAAATTTACTCCTTGTTTTGTGCTTTCTGGATTTCCCAAAAATACCGTTTTTGAAAAAATGGAGATAGACCCAAATAATCACGATATTATTTGGATAACAACACGTAATTATAAAAATCCGGAAAATCGATTTTATAAAAATGTAGCACAATTTAATACCAAAACTAAAACACTAAAAAAGTATAGCCATGATAAAAAAATTAAATCTTCACTATTAGACAATGCCTGCCTTTTTGTGAAAGCTGATGCGATGAACAGATTGTGGTTTTTAACAAAAAAAGGATTGTCATTATATAATCCATCCACCGATAATTTTACCAATTTTGAATTTGACCCAAATAACAAAATACCATTTTCGATATATCAATTGGCATCAGACAAAGAGGGCAATATTTGGATTGGTGGCAGTTTTTTAGGCTTGTGGCATTTGAATGTAAAAACTGGAATAAGTACTTTATATAGCCACACAGAAGAAGAAGGTAGTTTGCCTTACTGTCCTGGAGGAGTCAATAATATATTTTTTGACAAGGCACAAAATTTATGGCTTACCTTGCCTTGCACCGGCATCGCCTATGAAAACACTCAAAAGGCTTTTTTTAGTATTTTAAATCCAAACTTAAAATATAAAGGCAAAGAAGTAAAAATTAGTGACCCAAATTATTTCATTATATCTGAAGTTGATGATCAGTCTTTTTTTATTTATGACCGTAAGAATCTCTTGAGTTGGAACACAACGCTTAATACGCTTGAACCCATTGACCTGAAAGTCCCTGCTCGAGACACAACTATAAATTATATCTATAAAGATAAAGTAGGTTTACTCTGGATAAATTATTGGGATGAGAGATTGCGATGTTATTACCCGAAAACACATAAGTATGTAGATTATAAAAATGACCCCAAGGATAGCACTACGATTGGCAGTACAAATATTACTAAAATTGTAGAGGATAAAAATGGGACAATTTGGATAGGTACAAGAGGCAATGGTCTTAACAGTTATGACAAAAAAACAAAAAAATTTACCCGATATCCATTTATAGATTTAGGCGGGGCTCGTGAGACAAAGGACTCACTCGATGACAAAGATGTAATGTGTTTATTAATCGATGGTGATGGTACATTATGGATTGGTACACTGAATGGTGGTTTAAACCGAATGGATGCTAAAACAAAAAAATTCAAATCCTTTCACAATTTAAAAAAAGGGTTTTATAGTGTTACTCAGATTCAGGAAGAAAGCAAGCATCGTTTATGGCTTGGCACCTCTGGAAGTGGCATATATTTATTTGATAAGAGGACAGAGACCTACATTAACTACTCTGAAAAAGAAGGTATGCTTTGTAATAGTATTATGGATATGCAAAAAGACCACGAAGGTAATATTTGGACTACATCAAATCGAGGTTTGTCGATGTTCAATACTAAGACTAATAAATTTGTGAATTATACCACAGCAAACGGACTTCCAACAAATACACTTTGGAATATCTATAAAAGAGCAAATGGCTTGTTTTATATTGGGTGCATGCATGCTACCAAAGCAAAATATATCACTTTTGATCCAAAAAAGTTGGTTGGAAGCAATACTCCACCACTTACCATTTTAGAATCCATTAGCTATCATCCAGCACATTACAAGGACATTAAAAAAGATAGTGCTATTATTACAACAGAAATGAAAAACGTAACCTTTGCCTATAATGAGAATAAATTAACTTTCTATTTTACTAGTTTACATTTTGTGAATGCTCCGCTGAACCAATACGCCTATAAATTAGACGGATATGATGCTGACTGGCTTAGTAACGGCACTCAAAGGACAGTTACTTATACAAATTTATCACCAGGCGATTATACCTTTCACGTAAAATCATCGAATAGCGATGGTATTTGGGATGAAAAAGGGACTCAAATCAAAATATCCATTCTGCCACCTTGGTACCAAACTTGGTGGGCATATCTATCGTATGCTTTAATGCTTCTTTTAGCTTTAAGAATATTCAGCAAATACAGAGAACGTCACCTAAGGGCAGAAAAAGAAAAGTTGGAAAAAACAGTTGACCAAAGAACCGCAGAATTGCGTACTCAGAAAGAAATTGCTGAACAGCAAAAATTGCGAGCAGAAGAATCTCAAAAAGCAAAACATCAGTTCTTAGCAAACATGAGTCACGAGATTCGTACTCCAATGAATGCTATAAAAGGCATGACGGATATTCTCATAAGAAGAAACCCTAAAGATGATCAGAAAGAGTATCTTGAAGGTATAAAACAATCTTCAGATTCTTTATTGGTTATCATCAATGACATCTTAGATATTTCTAAAATTGAATCCGGAAAAATTGAATTAGAGCAGGCATCTTTTTCTGTAAATGAATTGATAAATAATGTCCACACCATCATGCAATTCAAAGCAGAAGAAAAAGGACTTGAGTTGGATAAAGACATTCCCAATGAAGAATTAAATGTTCAAGGAGATGTTACCCGATTACGACAAATTTTAATCAACCTGATTGGAAATGCCATTAAGTTTACTGAAAAAGGAACGGTTACTACTTCAATAAAATCAGAGCAAGATGGTGATAAACTAAATCTTCATTTTACTGTATCGGACACCGGAATTGGTATAGATGAAAATAGAATGGGTAAAATTTTTGAATCATTTGAGCAGGCTTACAGCGATACTACCCGGAAGTTTGGAGGCACAGGTTTGGGTTTAAGCATCTCAAAAAAATTAGTAGAACTGCACAACGGAAAAATATGGGTGGAAAGTGAAAAAGGAAAAGGAAGTCATTTTCATTTTATCATTCGTTATACTATTGCAGAATCGAAATCTGATGTATTATCAACAGAAGATTCAGATTCCAATATAGCTGATTCCCTGAAAGGGATTAGAATTTTATTGGTAGAAGACAATGCTTTCAATGTAGTAGTTGCACAGGAAGAGTTAGAAGATGCCATTGAAGGTGTTAAGGTTGAAGTAGCAGAAAATGGTTTAATTGCCGTAGAGAAATTAAAATCATCTACATTTGATATTATTCTTATGGATGTTCAAATGCCGATAATGAATGGCTTTGAAGCCACCCAAGCCATAAGAAACCTCGATAGTGAAAAAAACAATACCCCAATCATTGCCATGACGGCCAACGTACTTAAAGAAGAAGTAGATTTGTGCTACAAATCAGGAATGAATGATTTTATTGGAAAACCGTTTGAAACGGAAGAACTACTGAATAAAATTTTTAACTTAATAAATAAAATATCGTGA
- a CDS encoding response regulator, with the protein MGKIFESFEQAYSDTTRKFGGTGLGLSISKKLVELHNGKIWVESEKGKGSQFHFIIPYAVADAKTEIMPADDAQTNIADALKGIKILLVEDNEFNVVVAKEELEDAIENVVVEVAENGLIAVEKLKSSTFDIILMDVQMPVMNGFEATQAIRNLDSEKNNTPIIAMTANVLKEEVDLCYKSGMNDFIGKPFDTKELLQKIHGLKVKISG; encoded by the coding sequence ATGGGTAAAATATTTGAATCATTCGAACAAGCTTACAGCGATACTACCCGGAAGTTTGGCGGTACCGGCTTAGGTTTAAGTATTTCTAAAAAATTAGTAGAACTACACAATGGAAAAATTTGGGTAGAAAGTGAAAAAGGGAAAGGTAGCCAGTTTCATTTCATTATTCCCTATGCTGTAGCCGATGCTAAAACAGAAATAATGCCGGCAGATGATGCTCAAACCAATATAGCCGATGCTTTAAAAGGAATAAAAATTCTATTGGTAGAAGACAATGAATTCAATGTAGTTGTAGCTAAGGAAGAGTTAGAAGATGCCATTGAAAATGTTGTTGTTGAAGTTGCAGAAAATGGTTTAATTGCCGTTGAGAAACTAAAATCATCTACATTTGATATTATTCTCATGGATGTTCAAATGCCGGTAATGAATGGCTTTGAAGCCACCCAAGCCATAAGAAACCTCGATAGTGAAAAAAACAATACCCCAATCATTGCCATGACTGCCAACGTACTTAAAGAAGAAGTAGATTTGTGCTACAAATCAGGTATGAATGATTTTATTGGAAAACCTTTTGATACTAAAGAGTTATTGCAAAAAATTCATGGCTTAAAAGTTAAAATATCAGGATGA
- a CDS encoding transposase has translation MGLLLAVVVHAANEHDSKSAPMVIADLRGRFCRLVKIVADGGYRGELIENTGLMDIF, from the coding sequence ATGGGACTACTTTTAGCGGTTGTGGTTCATGCGGCAAATGAGCATGACAGTAAATCAGCCCCAATGGTTATAGCTGACCTCAGAGGCAGGTTTTGCAGATTGGTAAAGATAGTAGCTGATGGCGGGTATAGAGGCGAGTTAATTGAAAATACCGGCTTAATGGACATTTTTTAG
- a CDS encoding Hpt domain-containing protein, translating into MVDLTFLKKFTKGDSQKMKRYITLYLNVAPKTFDEMQNNLKNSDWEQLRINAHSLKPQADFMGIDSLKKELVKIEDAVKMKNFSAIENLLKTSHKIAMDSEVILKELLEKL; encoded by the coding sequence ATGGTTGATTTAACTTTTTTAAAAAAATTTACGAAAGGCGATTCTCAAAAGATGAAACGCTACATTACACTCTATCTAAATGTAGCACCAAAAACTTTTGACGAAATGCAGAACAACCTAAAAAACAGTGATTGGGAACAACTTCGTATCAATGCACATTCCTTAAAGCCGCAAGCCGATTTTATGGGGATTGATAGTTTAAAAAAGGAGCTTGTGAAAATAGAAGATGCTGTGAAAATGAAAAATTTTAGTGCCATTGAAAACCTGCTTAAAACATCGCATAAAATTGCCATGGATTCTGAGGTGATACTTAAAGAGCTTTTAGAGAAATTATAA